The DNA sequence GATTAATTGATTCTTCATGGGAAATATAGCGATCGCGGTAACTGTTAATATAGAGTTTAATCGCTTTTAATTCTACAACCTTCTCATCAGGGCAGTAATTGATATAAATAGTGGCAAAATCTGGATAACCAGAAAAAGGACACTTACAAGTGAATTCAGGTAGCGTAACACTAATATTATAAACTCTACCCGGGCGAGGATTAGGGAACGTAATTAGTTTACCCTCTTCGATCGCCCTTTCACCATATTTCACGTCTGTTGCTTGATTTTCCGTCATAGAATTGGGTTGGATGTTAAGATTTTGGAGTGAGAAGTGGGGAGTGGGGAGTAGGGAGTGGGGAGAAAACTTCTCCACCTGAAACCTGACACCTTTTTTATTAATTGTCTTGAGAATCTTCTTCAGTTTCTTCTTTATTTAAAGTACCTTGAGGCACTAATTCAATAGTATTTTTCTCTGTTAACCAATCAAGGGTTTTTTCCGCTACTAAATCGGATTTAACGTATTTAAGGAGTCTTTCCTCATCAACGTCTTTATCTTTTAGACTTTCCTTGATTTCATTAAATTTGTTATTGATTTCTTCCTCACTAACAGAGATATTCTCTTGCTCAGAAATTTTTTCAATAATCATAGTAGAGTGAAGATTTTTATTCGCTTCAGGTTTAGCGGTTTCTCTCATTCTGCCTACCATCTCTCTGGTGAAGAATTGATTAATATCCATGCCATAGCTTTGAATTTGATTAGCTGTTTGCATGAGAATATTTTGTACTTCTTCCTCAATTAGAGTTTCAGGTAAATCAATGGTGGTATGTTTTAATAATTCTTCAACAATTGCCCCTTGAATATTTTGCTTAGTTTCGTTACTAGCTTTTTCCTGATACTGCTTTTCTAAGGATTCTCTCAACTCTGTCATGGTTTGAAATTCACTTACCTCTTGGGCAAAGTCGTCATCCAACTCAGGTAATTCTTTCTCTTTGATTTCCTTTAGAGTAATAGTGAAGATAACATTTTCTCCAGCTAATTCTTTTTGAGGATAATCTTCGGGGAAAGTTAGAGGTAATTTTTTAGTTTCATCCAAATTCATCCCCACAATACCTTCAACGAAGCCAGGTATAAATCTTCCTTCTTTTAATTCTGTTTGATATTCACTTGCTTCTGTATTAGGGATAACCTCTCCTTCTTCCCCTTCATTTTCTCCCGGTTTACGTCCAACAAAATCAATTACCACTAAGTCATCCATTTGTGCAGAGCGATTTTCTACGGGAATTAAAGTAGCTTGTTTTTCTTGACGCTCTTTAATTAAATTATCCACATCTTCGGGATTATAAACTACTTCTTCGGCTTTGATAGTTAATCCTTGATATTGCCCCAAATTAACTTCAGGAGGCACATCAACGGCGGCTTGATAGGTGAAGACTTCTCCCACTTGGAATGATTCAA is a window from the Cyanobacterium sp. Dongsha4 genome containing:
- the queF gene encoding preQ(1) synthase — its product is MTENQATDVKYGERAIEEGKLITFPNPRPGRVYNISVTLPEFTCKCPFSGYPDFATIYINYCPDEKVVELKAIKLYINSYRDRYISHEESINQILDDFVAAADPLSITIKGDFNPRGNVHTVVEVSHKK
- the tig gene encoding trigger factor, yielding MKITQEKLPASQIGLEIEIPAETAKNTYEKVIKEIAKTANIPGFRKGKVPRPILLQRLGANRIKAAVLDELIQDTFKKAIEQESINAIGNYKLRSDFEQLVESFQVGEVFTYQAAVDVPPEVNLGQYQGLTIKAEEVVYNPEDVDNLIKERQEKQATLIPVENRSAQMDDLVVIDFVGRKPGENEGEEGEVIPNTEASEYQTELKEGRFIPGFVEGIVGMNLDETKKLPLTFPEDYPQKELAGENVIFTITLKEIKEKELPELDDDFAQEVSEFQTMTELRESLEKQYQEKASNETKQNIQGAIVEELLKHTTIDLPETLIEEEVQNILMQTANQIQSYGMDINQFFTREMVGRMRETAKPEANKNLHSTMIIEKISEQENISVSEEEINNKFNEIKESLKDKDVDEERLLKYVKSDLVAEKTLDWLTEKNTIELVPQGTLNKEETEEDSQDN